One Bombus pyrosoma isolate SC7728 linkage group LG9, ASM1482585v1, whole genome shotgun sequence genomic window carries:
- the LOC122571068 gene encoding ectopic P granules protein 5 homolog isoform X3, giving the protein MEILKQRQKKKEEKIKLSIEQQIPDVPTLEEFECLLEESPTNYPKGEGIENMESELHSAAIDTELYEQQSIQTTTEETKGSQVTNIKNEIDVKIGNDLTSSLSNLEGNVEKVTTSISMIELIDNTSDALNNGIATRNLSQATSNISNSKNFTCERETKNLKQKKERERKNQSDSIINEIDNMYTAFEEIMPFTENQLASLYINKELAMIDIFISEFIEVQLKSSTIRQQHKFQQLLTNYLRVRNHLIINSHELEILKKSCKELQKQLWCLDKACIREAGECQDGNPVFATHEYCIAHFNQQAFSALTRNLSTIKDLLYNTQALYCYEAEMFRFQIEQYVQRVYNSCHEFVEFPSGIEGVNLLPLHISSQAIPQLMELRMCITILFNFQRKLLKDGKFVADTREWLEKLIAVLLKIATWQDHLFILNHILRCPGGVMNWAHSFVQVPIHPDLGKLGVSPLNDPYLDHVVTTLAVILLPIKDRDKFLEQVQQSLQDTACSPGDTVWLMLDEEGEEDEDIANVGANLFESDLISLLNQIPFTKVFEQVLCIQYKNHVYYQNKTYVTHYHLFRMFAFFTTVIRLLKQGLKTYDSPRYRQLTKRLSALIRDIVQYASDQWEEFDKNQNTHASVLIKLQLEFDCFFLKAVLCIFSSRRLGAWQYLASMPYHVISSNNLWQIFYILHTDCTQVDMHITNKYIHDWINELNTSQLRAKFEEKLSSMPGDESYFLLTTFANMALARADKDYDFVRTTTIDLFQIGFLSEKTQDSCSKDARSLLSNLTNKYPSLLSDILLKLRDNFVSAGKLSLYLFADLKLHKWVPHEKDIVILSTWLKQYSLTSTENQLARLILTNLNWRFNESGNLYLPIDLHRRVALLIVELTMKYVPDSSVQNASLLVEGVKQVSTMIRPQTAEHIFSLWAWDMISKLRLHQLDQSEAHCHYALLNPTAAFAHVPDMDSDSCLEILVIGTLEKQPIACYVATIMTLWGHSIPLICSKGFAQLEILQYHCKYEQVLICLHHIIPLFLGCIDSLFKNDKFTGLVISLIAADRSYMKVAKSLITADFPGTILKQFSNMIHSHLYNYRKYHLETPRDFVYLWLNVLVLVPDWNKDQSVMYLMDIVISAAFFHVDAKKIMDNMFQNLFSTTSNRNVMTSFGSFLNWATGSSNSVSLLGKSTQSVWVAYQVLLTEQYNREIKTGLWHEILKELSAQPKISLDSAMKRACAIVKMQPFGANGLSIYRWSQQALDTPIGHPILPLLWQNFFALFLARVPSMSGVHRGGIGEKFFEGMINLSYLKKLKKRLHDTTTYFQLKGEKELDNGVPITDDRRAFYFNAAKLYKTLSLWLEEPRLHEPGLYLPALPPQYMSQKLILLVQDNWTPWLEYIDYWAVQQNQEMAVQEWERIYCRNEENFDQKGRYVSISPPEMDEPLQRIFKRLTTYKRPVSPPYDRHYHKNLIGTTKETVYNADSVIKQAEICFESILDYVETYNLMLLEHTAVNSSFLELVPTLYRENENQVTLHALCDPAPPNQKHSISGTPPTVHCAGPAVITIKVPEAHMSDPIDHMITQNRAEYENLLIKATLPPSNTLISVSVFLDHLIGMLEHEIAVNRKNENTTAVYKIQESGVKLFYCFIDHYTEEASICPITKQLMTTYLERLGQIFISGEETQGPQLLSTIMQKPNLGSLLGPYFTPVAGSASAFLQMYHTVVEFSMSTKVDLCFVLLSKFDVGIWLNYKRPRLSERSTFIHLIFRALCDMGLNPDETKLVLHELFRNHLRLVLLHEFPEHYGEVLSVVLKNSERQDLSLDVWRDLLGALSGKSKNAFPSYSKIRDEIRHYATEQKLLSRQEIYDTAILLKRHFTQERLKYGLYGLYPKYRIYNEPLSTFLGMVGHALVALTLQSDRGSLGDQLCEKIWPVLSEMYSPWVAPYWTQDLKEPAAAWIQQLTDDRSVLLPWIVTDGPYANKFVAMFIECVRFIIDILPASSKILCFVWQFYVINFAHDSVKDHILNVIHGNFLSLPWDRFYPSVNDVELMAKVIDQNLPDSHLFLGSVFTCVNWPLWINDLLASHPLALIARMHVCLLNLLVKLSTEPNVRQTDKVIQLIMDTEKLSWHLLDASAYDSIIRWHTMNCDSRVVLYSYNEQCHPIDVAVHNLLKVAAGYDPVVGHLYPATVRKRQLYIHFTIKLLIACTTRYKPLLSTNPKVFNNTLSKMLDDMEAIILNTVPESQQIAEASSLITELLCVMNQHEILMEHLCTSWTLWLSKRTANNPILMSILKVIGTTVTSPTILGELMEAALESYFKFNSSEEVSPTWASVLTISQSVIPRRPPLETFLISEGKLLTLYFILLKRLPLCQDIREEGMLLINLVDWISAIKPTNINEEKLPLFWAKTCELAYRQCQYNENTKTAARALKGLARALLTIADDSAQGWGILGAIGLKKNSNLSIRCKFLSRVIGVYCLAQLPESKSEQQIVRFTPDSPGVASSKTNESNVLEIRPSTEAIKAMQALEGLLLNKQYVTLTGDIERSIKLIRNPANSLHNATVILGVLTTELYNQRYLHVLID; this is encoded by the exons atggaaatattaaaacaacgACAG aaaaagaaagaagaaaagattaaaCTTTCTATAGAACAACAAATACCAGATGTTCCAACATTGGAAGAGTTTGAATGCCTTCTTGAAGAATCTCCTACAAATTATCCCAAGGGAGAAGGCATTGAAAATATGGAAAGTGAATTACATTCTGCTGCGATTGATACTGAACTCTATGAACAACAATCTATTCAAACAACTACAGAAGAGACAAAAGGATCACAAGTTACAAATATCAAA aatgAAATTGATGTTAAAATTGGGAATGATTTGACATCATCATTGAGCAATTTAGAGGGGAATGTGGAGAAGGTTACAACATCGATTTCTATGAtagaattaattgataatacaTCTGATGCTCTTAATAATGGAATTGCAACACGAAATTTATCTCAAGCTActtcaaatatatcaaattcaaaaaatttcacttGTGAGAGGGAAACaaagaatttgaaacaaaagaaagagagggaaagaaagaatcaATCAGATTCTATCATAAACGAAATAGATAACATGTATACTGCTTTTGAGGAAATTATGCCTTTCACAGAGAACCAATTAGcatcattatatattaataaagagTTAGCAAtgattgatatatttatttcagaatttattGAAGTACAACTTAAGAGTAGTACAATTAGACAGCAACATAAATTTCAGCAGCTTTTAACGAACTATCTTCGTGTAAGGaatcatttaattatcaattctcatgaattggaaattttaaaaaagtccTGTAAAGAATTGCAAAAACAATTATGGTGTTTAGATAAAGCCTGTATTAGGGAAGCAGGAGAATGTCAAGATGGAAATCCTGTTTTTGCTACACATGAATATTGCATTGCACATTTCAATCAGCAGGCATTTAGTGCATTGACTCGAAATTTATCAACAATAAAGGATTTATTATACAACACTCAAGCATTATATTGTTATGAAGCAGAAATGTTCAGGTTTCAAATTGAACAGTATGTTCAAAGAGTTTACAACTCTTGTCATGAATTTGTAGAGTTTCCTTCTGGTATTGAAGGTGTAAATCTATTACCACTGCACATTTCTTCGCAAGCAATTCCGCAACTAATGGAACTTAGGATGTGCATAactatattgtttaattttcaaagaaaattattaaaggaTGGAAAATTTGTAGCAGATACTAGAGAATggcttgaaaaattaatagcaGTTCTGTTGAAAATAGCAACTTGGCaagatcatttatttatattgaatcATATCTTGAGATGTCCTGGTGGGGTAATGAATTGGGCTCATAGCTTTGTTCAAGTTCCTATACATCCAGACCTTGGTAAATTAGGTGTATCTCCATTGAATGACCCATATTTAGATCATGTAGTAACCACACTGGCTGTAATACTACTACCTATTAAAGATAGAGATAAGTTCCTTGAACAG GTACAACAATCATTGCAAGATACAGCATGTAGTCCAGGTGATACTGTTTGGCTAATGTTGGATGAGGAAGGAGAGGAAGATGAAGATATAGCCAATGTTGGTGCAAACTTATTTGAAAGTGACCTTATTTCTTTACTAAACCAAATTCCTTTTActaaagtatttgaacaagTGTTATGTATTCAGTATAAGAATCATGTTTATTATCAGAACAAAACTTACGTTACACATTATCATTTGTTTCGAATGTTTGCATTTTTTACAACTGTTATTAGACTTTTAAAGCAAGGTTTAAAAACATATGATTCTCCAAGATATAGACAATTAACCAAACGACTAAGTGCATTAATTAGAGATATTGTGCAATATGCTAGTGATCAATGGGAAGAGTTTGATAAAAATCAG AATACTCATGCATCAGTATTGATAAAACTTCAACTTGAATTTGATTGCTTTTTTTTAAAAGCAGTTTTGTGCATATTTTCGTCACGTCGTTTGGGGGCGTGGCAATATTTAGCTTCTATGCCCTATCATGTAATATCATCCAATAACTTatggcaaatattttatattttacatactgATTGTACACAAGTAGATATGCacattactaataaatatattcatg attggataaatgaattaaatactTCACAACTTCGtgcaaaatttgaagaaaagttAAGTAGCATGCCAGGGGATgaatcatattttcttttaacaacCTTTGCTAATATGGCTTTGGCAAGGGCTGATAAGGATTATGATTTTGTAAGAACAACGACAATAGATTTGTTTcaa ATAGGATTTCTTAGTGAAAAAACACAAGATTCTTGCTCAAAAGATGCTAGATCTCTTCTgtcaaatttaacaaataaatatcctTCATTGCTATCAGATATCTTACTGAAGTTACgagataattttgtatcagCTGGGAAA ctaagtttatatttattcgctGACTTAAAATTACACAAATGGGTACCACATGAAAAAGATATAGTTATTCTTTCTACATGGTTGAAACAATACTCATTAACATCGACTGAGAATCAGTTAGCCCGTTTAATTCTTACTAACTTAAATTGGAGATTTAATGa AAGTGGTAACTTATATCTTCCTATTGATTTACATAGACGCGTAGCATTATTAATTGTTGAGCTCACCATGAAATATGTACCTGATTCTTCTGTCCAAAATGCCTCTTTATTGGTAGAAGGTGTTAAACAG gTTTCAACAATGATAAGACCTCAAACTGCTGAACATATCTTTTCATTATGGGCATGGGATATGATTTCTAAGCTTAGATTACACCAACTTGATCAAAGTGAGGCACATTGTCATTATGCACTTTTGAACCCCACTGCAGCATTTGCTCATGTACCAGACATGGACTCTGATTCATGCTTGGAAATTTTGGTCATTGGTACATTAGAAAAGCAACCTATTGCATGTTATGTGGCAACAATCATGACGTTATGGGGTCATTCTATACCTTTGATATGTTCCAAAGGATTTGCccaattagaaatattacaatatcattGTAAATACGAACAAGTGCTTATATGTTTACATCATATAATACCGTTATTTTTGGGATGTATCGATTCATTATTTAAGAATGATAAATTTACTGGTCTTGTTATTTCTCTAATTGCGGCCGATAGATCTTATATGAAAGTCGCTAAAAGCCTTATAACAGCCGACTTTCCAGGAAcaatattgaaacaattttcaaatatgatacattcacatttatataattacagaaa atatcaTTTAGAGACACCAAGAGATTTTGTATACCTATGGTTAAATGTACTTGTACTTGTACCAGATTGGAATAAAGATCAAAGCGTAATGTATCTAATGGATATAGTCATCAGTGCAGCATTTTTTCATGTGGATGCAAAAAAGATAATGGATAATATGTTTCAGAATCTTTTCTCT aCTACGTCTAACCGCAATGTGATGACATCATTTGGCTCATTCTTAAATTGGGCAACTGGTTCTTCAAATTCTGTTAGTCTTTTAGGAAAATCTACTCAATCTGTTTGGGTTGCTTATCAAGTACTACTAACTGAACAATATAACAGAGAAATTAAAACTGGGTTATGGCATGAGATTTTAAAGGAATTATCAGCACAGCCTAAAATATCATTAGATTCTGCTATGaag cGAGCTTGTGCAATTGTAAAAATGCAACCATTTGGAGCAAATGGATTATCTATATATCGTTGGTCGCAGCAAGCACTAGATACACCTATAGGACATCCTATTCTTCCTCTCTTATGGCAAAACTTTTTTGCGTTATTTCTTGCAAGAGTCCCGTCAATGTCAGG AGTTCATCGTGGTGGAATTGgtgaaaaattttttgaagGCATGATTAATTTaagttacttaaaaaaattaaaaaaacgatTACACGATACGACTACATACTTTCAgttaaaaggagaaaaagaattagatAATGGAGTGCCAATCACTGATGACAGACgagcattttattttaatgcagCAAA GCTTTATAAAACTTTAAGTTTGTGGCTTGAAGAACCAAGATTACATGAACCAGGTCTTTATTTACCAGCATTACCTCCACAATATATGtcacaaaaattaatattactcgTTCAGGATAATTgg acgCCATGGTTAGAATATATTGATTATTGGGCAGTTCAGCAAAATCAAGAAATGGCAGTTCAAGAGTGGGAGCGTATATATTgtagaaatgaagaaaatttcgatCAGAAGGGTAGATATGTATCAATCTCACCTCCTGAAATGGATGAACCATtgcaaagaatatttaaaagattgaCCACATATAAAAGACCTGTTTCTCCTCCATATGATAGGCACTATCACAAAAATCTTATTGGTACAACTAAAGAAACTGTATACAATGCTGATTCAGTAATAAAACAAGCTGAAATATGTTTTGAATCAATATTAGACTATGTTGAAACTTATAATTTAATGCTTCTTGAGCATACTGCAGTGAATTCTAGCTTTTTGGAACTAGTGCCTACACTTTATAGAGAAAATGAGAATCAAGTAACATTACATGCATTATGTGATCCAGCACCTCCAAATCAGAAACACTCTATATCAGGAACACCACCTACTGTGCACTGCGCTGGTCCAGCAGTAATTACAATTAAG gTACCTGAAGCTCACATGAGTGATCCTATTGATCACATGATAACACAAAATAGAgctgaatatgaaaatttattgataaaagCTACTCTGCCACCATCAAATACACTTATTTCCGTATCTGTTTTTCTAGACCATTTAATTGG AATGTTAGAACACGAAATAGCTGTAAatcgaaaaaatgaaaacacaACAGCAGTGTACAAAATTCAAGAAAGTggagttaaattattttattgttttatagaCCATTATACAGAAGAAGCATCAATTTGCCCAATAACAAAACAACTTATGACTACTTATTTAGAAAGATTAGGGCAA atatttattagtGGGGAAGAAACTCAAGGTCCACAATTATTAAGCACTATTATGCAGAAACCAAACCTTGGTAGTTTACTTGGACCTTATTTTACGCCTGTTGCTGGTAGTGCTTCAgcatttttacaaatgtatCACACTGTTGTAGAATTTTCTATGAGTACAAAAGTCGATctttgttttgtattattatcaaaa tTTGATGTGGGAATCTGGTTAAATTATAAGCGTCCAAGATTAAGCGAGCGATCAACGTTCATACACTTAATATTTAGAGCTCTTTGTGATATGGGTCTTAATCCAGATGAAACGAAACTGGTACTACATGag ttatttaGGAATCATCTCCGACTTGTATTATTACATGAATTCCCAGAACATTATGGTGAAGTTCTGAGtgttgtattaaaaaatagtgAAAGGCAAGATTTATCACTAGATGTTTGGCGAGATTTACTAGGAGCACTCAGTGGTAAATCAAAAAATGCGTTTCCAAGTTATTCTAAAATTAGAGATGAAATTCGTCATTATGCTACTGAACAAAAACTTCTTTCTCGACAAGAG ataTATGATACagctatattattaaaaagacaTTTTACGCAAGAACGTTTAAAATATGGTCTTTATGGATTATATCCAAAATATAGAATCTACAATGAACCTTTAAGTACATTCCTTGGTATGGTAGGTCATGCTCTTGTTGCACTTACTCTTCAATCTGATAGAGGTTCATTAGGAGACCAAT tgTGTGAGAAAATATGGCCTGTCTTAAGTGAAATGTATTCACCTTGGGTTGCACCGTATTGGACGCAAGATTTAAAAGAACCAGCTGCCGCATGGATTCAACAACTTACAGATGATCGATCTGTTTTATTACCATGGATTGTAACAGATGGTCCATATGCTAACAAATTTGTAGCAATGTTTATTGAATGTGttcgttttattatcgatatctTGCCAGCATCTAGCAAGATACTCTGTTTTGTCTGGCAGTTTTATGTTATCAATTTTGCACATGATTCAGTTAAAGATCATATTCTGAACGTTATTCATGGCAACTTTTTATCATTGCCATGGGATCGTTTCTATCCATCTGTAAATGATGTGGAATTGATGGCAAAAGTAATTGATCAAAATTTACCAGATAGTCACTTATTCCTGGGAAGCGTGTTTACATGCGTAAACTGGCCACTTTGGATAAATGACTTATTAGCATCACATCCATTAGCTCTCATAGCGAGGATGCatgtttgtttattaaatctaTTGGTAAAATTATCTACTGAACCAAACGTTAGAcag aCTGATAAAGTAATTCAGTTAATTATGGATACTGAAAAACTTTCTTGGCATTTATTAGATGCATCTGCCTATGATTCAATAATTCGTTGGCATACCATGAACTGTGATTCAAGAGTTGTTCTCTATTCTTACAATGAGCAATGCCATCCTATAGATGTTGCTGTACATAa TTTGTTAAAGGTGGCAGCAGGCTATGATCCTGTTGTGGGTCATCTTTATCCAGCTACAGTAAGAAAGAgacaattatatatacactttacgataaaattattaattgcttGTACAACACGATATAAACCTTTATTATCTACAAATCCAAAAGTATTCAACAATACATTATCAAAAATGCTAGATGATATGGAAGCTATTATCCTAAATA CTGTTCCAGAATCTCAACAAATTGCAGAAGCAAGTTCACTAATTACTGAATTACTCTGTGTTATGAATCAACATGAGATTCTCATGGAACATCTTTGCACTAGCTGGACATTGTGGCTTTCAAAAAGAACAGCTAACAATCCAATTCTTATGAGTATACTTAAAGTTATTGGAACAACAGTTACTTCACCAACTATACTTGGAGAGTTGATGGAGGCTGCATTagaatcatattttaaatttaatt CATCTGAAGAAGTTTCACCAACTTGGGCTTCAGTTTTAACAATTTCCCAATCAGTAATACCTCGACGACCACCATTGGAGACATTCTTAATTTCTGAGGGAAAGCTTCTTACtttgtactttattttacttaagCGACTTCCATTATGTCAAGACATTAGAGAAGAAGGAATGCTTCTTATAAATTTAGTTGACTGGATTTCTGCTATTAAGCCAAC gaatataaatgaagaaaaattaccTCTTTTTTGGGCTAAAACTTGTGAATTAGCATATAGACAGTGtcaatataatgaaaataccAAAACTGCTGCTAGAGCTCTTAAAGGCCTAGCACGTGCGTTATTAACGATTGCTGATGATAGCGCACAGGGATGGGGGATATTAGGAGCTATTGGccttaaaaaaaattccaatctGTCAATAAg gtGCAAATTTTTAAGTCGCGTGATAGGAGTGTATTGTTTAGCTCAATTACCTGAATCAAAATCAGAACAACAGATAGTAAGATTTACACCTGATTCCCCTGGGGTGGCATCATCAAAAACAAATGAATCAAATGTATTGGAAATTCGACCTAGTACAGAAGCTATTAAAGCTATGCAGGCTTTAGAAGGACTTTTATTGAATAAACAATATGTGACGCTTACAGGAGACATAGAACgatctattaaattaattaggaATCCTGCTAATTCTTTGCACAATGCAACAGTTATTCTAGGTGTATTGACAACAGAGCTTTATAATCAAAGATATTTGCATGTTTTGATagattaa